Part of the Aptenodytes patagonicus chromosome 2, bAptPat1.pri.cur, whole genome shotgun sequence genome, ATGTAGTGCCAGTTAAATAAATTATTGTTGCAAAATATATAAatccctttaattttcttttgatcgTATCAAAAAACATATATAAATTTCTCAGACTAAAATGGGGCTCAACAGATAGGTAAGGCCAGAGGTAGAGAGCTGGTCAGTTAGCTATTAGAGAAAACTGTGCTGGGGTTTAATTTCACGCTTTTAAAGCATATCGAGATCCTTAGAAAACATAATCTACAGGCAGAATAAATGTTTCTCTTATTGAAAATATTGATAATTTCTTGTTTAATTATTGTGGTATAAAAAACCATGGGCaaggaaaacaaacccactgGATTCTCTTTTTTCCAACTGAAGAGTGTGGCTTCACAAGAAGTAAATTCCCCTGACACTACAGAGACAGTAGTAGCTAATGTGTATGTTATTATCTTTACATGACAGGTTACGAGAGATGCATACAGgtactgaaaactttttttatgtCTTGGCCTGAAAATTTTTCATTACAGTCAGAAGCAACACAGCTTAGgaatttttcccctttctgattGTCACTACTTTGTACGTCAAACTAGCAAAACCAGAAGTTTGATCCTGCCTAAGAGAGCCTGTATTTCTACATTTGACTTGGTACACATTTGAAAGATCTGTTCCACGAAGAGAAACTAATGATAACAGACAGAAATATAGCTTTAGAGCTGTGCAGTGTGTTATATACTGAGATACTGAGCAGTACAGTACAGCTGGCTTCTTTGCAATGACAATGCCGTGTAACTTCTTTCGTAAAATTTCTGAATGTTGCTTTTAATTATGAAGATTGAATACACTTCTACACTTTCATTATGAAGTAAACTGCAATTGGCTTTTAGCTTCCCAGtagtaaataaaacaaacaaaaaaaaatcataacaatgCACCCGAGCGTAAGGGAGGTGCAGGAACTGTACGTGTGGCTTCCtttgaaacagaaacacaggGGCACCTTGACATACAGGACCCTTGATCCATCTTGTCCGGTATTCTGTCTCTTAGAGTGGAGACTACCATGTCCTTCAGAGAGGGATATGAAGAACTTCAGAACAGACAGTTAGGAAATCAGCTGTTCACAAAAAGCAGCCCTTCCAAGCCACTCACAAAGAGAGGCTCGCTCATggtcttttaaaaacaagtaaagcTAAGACAAGGTGGCAGTGAGGTGCTTGTTACTATCAAATCGTTCTCAGTAAACCGCATCCGTTTTTCAGGCCTGTACACTAGAATGTGAAGGAAAGCTGCCTTCTGCCAAAGCCTGGGAGACCTGCAAGGAGCTCCTGCAACTGGCAAAGCTGGATCTTTCTGAGGATGGCAACACTGCTCCGGGAGACAAGAAAGAGCTGGATGAGAACCATTTGCTTGCAAAGAAGTATGGAGGCTTCATGAAAAGATACGGGGGGTTCATGAAGAAAATGGATGAGCTCTATCGGGTAGAACCGGAGGGCGAAGCTAATGGGGGAGAAATCCTGGCTAAGAGGTATGGAGGGTTTATGAAGAAAGACTCGGACGACGATGCCCTTGCTAATTCCTCTGATCTGCTGAAGGAGCTTCTAGGAACGGGGGATAACCCTGAAGCGGAGCATTACCGAGAGATAAATGAAAACGACGGGGACATCAGCAAAAGATACGGAGGCT contains:
- the PENK gene encoding proenkephalin-A yields the protein MALLLRLGCSLLALSTCLLPRARADCGRDCAACAYRLGPRAGIHPLACTLECEGKLPSAKAWETCKELLQLAKLDLSEDGNTAPGDKKELDENHLLAKKYGGFMKRYGGFMKKMDELYRVEPEGEANGGEILAKRYGGFMKKDSDDDALANSSDLLKELLGTGDNPEAEHYREINENDGDISKRYGGFMRSIKRSPELEDEAKELQKRYGGFMRRVGRPEWWLDYQKRYGGFLKRFADSILPSEEDGETYSKEVPEMEKRYGGFMRF